In Nitrososphaerales archaeon, a genomic segment contains:
- a CDS encoding XTP/dITP diphosphatase — translation MCNDTKRVYFATSNIHKFREVKSILSQYGIDVVMVKGKLLEVQSESLVKIATQSIYNALKVGTKTPLILEDSGLFIRSLNGFPGPYSSYVYRTIGLKGILKILEGVEDRYAEFKSVIAFADKFMNIKSFVGVVKGEISQEERGIYGFGFDPIFIPYHSSKTFGEMLPQEKNKYSHRAKALIKFVKWFMRANM, via the coding sequence GTGTGTAACGATACTAAAAGAGTATATTTTGCTACGAGTAATATTCACAAATTCAGAGAAGTAAAGAGCATACTATCGCAGTATGGGATAGATGTAGTCATGGTGAAGGGTAAGTTATTAGAGGTACAGAGTGAAAGTCTGGTCAAGATCGCGACTCAATCCATATATAACGCTTTAAAGGTCGGCACGAAGACTCCCTTAATACTGGAAGACTCGGGTCTATTCATACGTAGTTTGAATGGCTTCCCTGGTCCCTACTCTTCTTATGTCTACCGTACGATAGGTCTGAAGGGTATTTTAAAGATTTTAGAGGGTGTAGAGGATCGCTACGCTGAGTTTAAATCGGTGATCGCCTTCGCAGATAAATTTATGAATATTAAGAGCTTTGTGGGTGTAGTCAAGGGAGAGATTTCACAGGAGGAGCGGGGCATATATGGATTCGGATTCGACCCCATCTTCATCCCTTACCATTCATCCAAAACCTTTGGGGAAATGCTCCCTCAAGAGAAGAATAAATATTCTCATAGGGCTAAAGCGTTGATAAAGTTCGTTAAGTGGTTTATGAGAGCTAATATGTGA
- a CDS encoding 30S ribosomal protein S15 — protein MARMYSHRRGKSHSTRLASRHIPSWVTYSPDEITALIVKMAKDGLTPSEIGVKLRDEYGIPLVKPILGKSITEILEENNLLPPIPEDLDRLLKRAVKIQAHLKVHKGDRKSIHALELLEARIHRLSEYYKSRGKLPPNWKYSAVVAQLA, from the coding sequence ATGGCGAGGATGTATTCACATAGACGTGGGAAGTCTCATTCTACTAGGCTGGCCTCTCGACACATCCCATCATGGGTTACCTATAGCCCAGACGAAATCACCGCTCTGATCGTGAAGATGGCAAAGGATGGATTAACGCCTAGCGAGATAGGTGTGAAGTTGAGAGATGAATACGGCATTCCATTGGTCAAACCGATCCTGGGCAAATCGATTACAGAAATTCTGGAGGAGAATAACCTGCTCCCTCCCATACCTGAAGATCTCGATCGTCTTTTGAAGAGAGCGGTAAAGATTCAGGCACACCTCAAAGTACATAAGGGAGATAGAAAGAGTATTCACGCTTTAGAGCTTTTAGAAGCGAGGATCCATCGATTATCTGAATATTACAAGAGTCGAGGGAAGTTACCACCGAATTGGAAGTACTCTGCAGTCGTAGCACAATTGGCGTGA